A window of Etheostoma spectabile isolate EspeVRDwgs_2016 chromosome 18, UIUC_Espe_1.0, whole genome shotgun sequence contains these coding sequences:
- the rad51 gene encoding DNA repair protein RAD51 homolog 1, translating to MAMRSEVGVEKEVEEEETFGPQLLSRLEQCGISASDIKKLGDAGFHTIEAVAYAPKKELLNIKGISEAKADKILTEAAKLVPMGFTTATEFHQRRAEIIQISTGSKELDKLLQGGIETGSITELFGEFRTGKTQLCHTLAVTCQLPIDHGGGEGKAMYIDTEGTFRPERLLAVAERYGLSGSDVLDNVAYARAFNTDHQTQLLYQASAMMAESRYALLIVDSSTALYRTDYSGRGELSARQGHLGRFLRMLLRLADEFGVAVVISNQVVAQVDGAAMFSADPKKPIGGNIMAHASTTRLYLRKGRGETRICKIYDSPCLPEAEAMFAINPDGVGDAKD from the exons ATGGCTATGAGAAGCGAGGTCGGGGTGGAGAAGGAGGTAGAGGAGGAAGAAACCTTTGGGCCCCAGCTTCTGAGCAGACTGGAG CAATGTGGAATCAGTGCCAGTGACATCAAGAAGCTGGGGGACGCAGGTTTCCACACCATCGAGGCCGTGGCCTATGCACCCAAGAAGGAACTGCTCAACATCAAAGGCATCAGTGAGGCCAAAGCTGACAAAATCCta ACGGAAGCTGCCAAACTTGTGCCGATGGGTTTCACCACAGCTACTGAGTTCCACCAGAGGAGAGCAGAGATCATCCAGATCTCTACGGGCTCCAAGGAGCTCGACAAACTCCTGCAGG GTGGGATCGAGACCGGCTCGATCACAGAGTTGTTTGGAGAGTTTCGGACAGGGAAGACCCAGCTGTGCCACACGCTCGCTGTCACCTGTCAG CTGCCCATTgatcatggggggggggaaggtaaAGCCATGTACATCGACACAGAGGGGACCTTCCGACCAGAGAGACTCCTCGCTGTGGCTGAGAG GTATGGGCTGTCAGGCAGCGACGTGCTGGACAACGTGGCCTACGCCCGAGCCTTCAACACAGACCATCAGACCCAGCTGCTGTACCAAGCCTCCGCCATGATGgctgagtccag GTACGCTCTGCTGATAGTGGACAGTTCCACGGCTCTGTACAGAACCGACTACTCCGGCCGAGGGGAGCTGTCGGCCCGACAGGGACACCTGGGCCGCTTCCTCCGCATGCTGCTCCGGCTGGCAGACGAG TTTGGCGTTGCCGTGGTGATATCCAACCAGGTGGTAGCCCAGGTGGATGGAGCAGCCATGTTTTCTGCAGATCCCAAAAAACCAATTGGAGGCAACATTATGGCACACGCCTCCACCACACG TCTGTACCTAAGGAAAGGCCGGGGAGAGACGAGGATCTGTAAAATCTACGACTCGCCGTGCCTGCCGGAGGCTGAAGCGATGTTTGCCATTAACCCTGACGGAGTGGGCGATGCCAAGGACTGA